In Archangium violaceum, the following are encoded in one genomic region:
- a CDS encoding VIT domain-containing protein produces the protein MENVENVKAGLYTQSGAQVPLQGVDVTGELLGGHARVRVRQRYRNAESRPVEAVYVFPLPSDATLTAFSMECAGRRVHGILKEREEAFRAYDDAVTAGHGAALLDQERPNVFTAQVGNLLPGEETLVEVEFLQAIQVEEGCVRWALPTLVAPRYIPGNSQGDRTAHGAANPTNRVPDADRITPPVGDARYGLTLDLLVSLGREVVVESPSHKLDVSRAEGGMRVKLSQPNVALDRDLVLSVRSPDTSTPLTTLVTHRKGQEPGTFALTVVPDLLGMAAGPKRQEVVFVVDTSGSMDGESLPQAQGALRLCLRHLREGDRFNIIAFENSFRLFSPEPVVFTQKTLEQADRWVAALHASGGTELLEPMRAAVRAVPDGVVVLLTDGQVGNESEILDAVMAERKTARLYSFGIGTNVSDVLLKDMARQTGGAVEFIHPGERIDDKVVAQFSRALAPRVTGVEVRFEGVEASELAPAEPPQLVDGTPWSLFGRYTTPGSGRVVLKGKSGAETFSLSIPVSFPAESDRPAVEKLWAAERIRAWQDAALVGRRAQALKERIVQLALAHGIVTPYTSFVVVEERTGERRASGQPETRVVPVHAPAGWAMFGTAKQEEAEGAAMPSLAAATPRNRGAAPKKVAASFANVSAGAPPPPSPVRYASAPAAMPPPAPGAPAPAAAAPVVAAARPQEQAKGGGFFERLLRSKAKEVASSAGPGGDAFAAPEPLSLEAPSVDSLDFEGDDEAISVRREGLAAGGLGEVATDGGVGLLEKQLASGLWAGTGTGPEPVRQARATALALLELLRLGITSSHALHGAQVKKAVEALLALVPQLSGAPDVAELVLGVAWLVAAGPRTRGRIAQAAQPIAGLSSRLENEVALRQHVDALAAR, from the coding sequence ATGGAGAACGTCGAGAACGTCAAGGCAGGGCTGTACACGCAGAGCGGTGCCCAGGTTCCCCTTCAGGGCGTGGACGTTACCGGTGAACTCCTCGGCGGCCATGCCAGGGTGCGCGTGCGCCAGCGCTACCGCAACGCCGAGTCCAGGCCCGTCGAGGCCGTCTACGTCTTTCCGCTGCCCTCCGACGCCACGCTCACCGCGTTCTCCATGGAGTGTGCCGGGCGCCGCGTGCACGGCATCCTCAAGGAGCGCGAGGAGGCCTTCCGCGCCTATGACGACGCGGTGACGGCCGGCCACGGCGCCGCGCTGCTCGACCAGGAGCGCCCCAACGTCTTCACCGCCCAGGTGGGCAACCTCCTGCCCGGCGAGGAGACGCTCGTCGAGGTGGAGTTCCTCCAGGCCATCCAGGTGGAGGAAGGCTGCGTGCGCTGGGCCCTGCCCACCCTCGTCGCCCCCCGCTACATCCCTGGCAACTCCCAGGGTGACCGCACCGCCCACGGCGCGGCCAATCCCACCAACCGCGTGCCCGACGCGGACCGCATCACCCCGCCCGTGGGCGACGCGCGCTACGGCCTCACGTTGGACCTGCTCGTCTCGCTCGGCCGCGAGGTGGTGGTGGAGAGCCCCTCGCACAAGCTGGACGTCTCCCGCGCCGAGGGCGGCATGCGCGTGAAGCTCTCCCAGCCAAACGTGGCGCTGGACCGCGACCTCGTGCTCAGCGTGCGCAGCCCCGACACAAGCACCCCGCTCACCACGCTCGTCACCCACCGCAAGGGCCAGGAGCCCGGCACCTTCGCGCTCACCGTGGTGCCGGACCTGCTCGGCATGGCCGCGGGCCCCAAGCGCCAGGAGGTGGTGTTCGTCGTGGACACCTCCGGATCCATGGACGGCGAGAGCCTCCCCCAGGCCCAGGGCGCGCTCCGCCTGTGCCTGCGCCACCTGCGCGAGGGCGACCGCTTCAACATCATCGCCTTCGAGAACTCCTTCCGCCTCTTCTCGCCGGAGCCCGTCGTCTTCACCCAGAAGACGTTGGAGCAGGCCGACCGCTGGGTGGCCGCCCTGCACGCCAGCGGTGGCACCGAGCTGCTCGAGCCCATGCGGGCCGCCGTGCGGGCCGTGCCGGATGGCGTGGTGGTGCTCCTCACGGATGGCCAGGTGGGCAACGAGTCGGAGATCCTCGACGCGGTGATGGCCGAGCGGAAGACGGCGCGCCTCTACTCCTTCGGCATCGGCACCAACGTGAGTGACGTGCTGCTCAAGGACATGGCCCGGCAGACGGGCGGCGCGGTGGAGTTCATCCACCCCGGCGAGCGCATCGACGACAAGGTGGTGGCCCAGTTCTCCCGCGCGCTCGCGCCGCGCGTCACCGGCGTGGAGGTGCGCTTCGAGGGCGTGGAGGCCTCGGAGCTGGCCCCCGCCGAGCCGCCGCAGCTCGTGGACGGCACGCCGTGGAGCCTCTTCGGCCGCTACACCACGCCCGGCTCGGGCAGGGTGGTGCTCAAGGGGAAGTCGGGCGCGGAGACGTTCTCGCTCTCCATCCCCGTGAGCTTCCCCGCCGAGAGCGATAGGCCCGCGGTGGAGAAGCTGTGGGCCGCCGAGCGCATTCGCGCCTGGCAGGACGCCGCGCTCGTGGGCCGGCGCGCCCAGGCCCTCAAGGAGCGCATCGTCCAGCTCGCGCTCGCGCACGGCATCGTCACGCCGTACACCTCCTTCGTCGTGGTGGAGGAGCGCACCGGCGAGCGCCGCGCCTCGGGCCAGCCCGAGACGCGCGTCGTCCCCGTCCACGCCCCCGCCGGCTGGGCCATGTTCGGCACCGCCAAGCAGGAGGAGGCGGAGGGCGCGGCCATGCCCTCCCTGGCCGCGGCGACGCCCCGGAACCGCGGGGCGGCCCCGAAGAAGGTGGCCGCATCCTTCGCGAATGTCTCCGCGGGTGCGCCACCGCCCCCCTCGCCCGTCCGGTACGCGTCCGCTCCGGCCGCAATGCCTCCTCCGGCTCCCGGCGCGCCGGCTCCCGCGGCGGCGGCTCCCGTGGTAGCCGCCGCCCGGCCCCAGGAGCAGGCGAAGGGTGGTGGCTTCTTCGAGCGGCTGCTCAGGAGCAAGGCGAAGGAGGTTGCGTCCTCGGCGGGGCCTGGCGGGGATGCCTTCGCGGCTCCCGAGCCCCTCTCCCTGGAGGCCCCCAGCGTTGACTCCCTGGACTTCGAGGGCGATGACGAGGCCATCTCGGTGCGGCGCGAGGGATTGGCGGCCGGAGGCCTTGGAGAGGTCGCCACCGATGGCGGCGTGGGCCTGCTCGAGAAGCAGCTCGCCAGCGGCCTGTGGGCCGGTACGGGGACTGGGCCCGAGCCCGTTCGCCAGGCTCGCGCCACCGCGCTCGCCCTGCTGGAGTTGCTGCGCCTGGGGATTACCAGCAGCCACGCGTTGCACGGCGCCCAGGTGAAGAAGGCCGTCGAGGCCCTGCTCGCGCTCGTGCCACAGTTGAGTGGTGCTCCCGATGTGGCCGAGCTCGTCCTCGGCGTGGCCTGGCTCGTGGCCGCGGGTCCTCGCACCCGGGGACGGATTGCCCAGGCCGCTCAGCCCATCGCCGGGCTCAGCTCGCGGCTGGAGAACGAGGTGGCCCTTCGCCAGCACGTGGATGCGCTGGCGGCGCGGTAG
- a CDS encoding glycosyltransferase: MLDVVDIGDRSLASYRGVAPDEQLDELARVARELRGARILHLNATAYGGGVSEILRSSVPLLRALGLQAEWKIIRGDDAFFQITKRLHNGLQGAPGELSDTEKAVYLGNAQLNAPHLSEGYDFVIVHDPQPAAIPGLVHHRGPKWIWRCHIDTSHPNPAIWDFLLPYLGSYDAAVFTLQSFIPPRFPVRRVAIIPPAIDPLSPKNLSLPEDLARHILEWIGVRISHPLVTQVSRFDKWKDPLGVVAAYRLVRQRIPRLQLALLSSMAQDDPEAWDIYEKVRAETADDHLIHVFTNLVGVGNVEVNAFQSLSDVVIQKSLREGFGLVVSEALWKGTPVVAGRVGGIPMQMPPGTGGILVDSVEECADALLHLLRHPQEAHALGARGRERVRQHFLMPRLVLDELLLLEALAQERPVGDASREIVVESPLASEVGH, from the coding sequence ATGCTCGACGTCGTCGACATCGGTGATCGCTCCCTCGCGTCCTACCGCGGCGTCGCTCCCGACGAGCAGCTCGACGAGCTCGCCCGCGTCGCCCGCGAACTGCGCGGCGCCCGCATCCTCCACCTCAACGCCACCGCCTATGGAGGTGGCGTCTCGGAGATCCTCCGCTCCAGCGTTCCCCTCCTCCGCGCTCTCGGCCTCCAGGCCGAGTGGAAGATCATCCGCGGCGACGACGCCTTCTTTCAAATCACCAAGCGCCTTCACAACGGCCTGCAGGGCGCCCCCGGCGAGCTCTCCGACACCGAGAAGGCCGTCTACCTCGGCAACGCCCAGCTCAACGCACCCCACCTCTCCGAGGGCTACGACTTCGTCATCGTCCACGACCCCCAGCCCGCCGCCATCCCCGGCCTCGTCCACCACCGCGGCCCCAAGTGGATCTGGCGCTGCCACATCGACACCTCCCACCCCAACCCCGCCATCTGGGACTTCCTCCTGCCCTACCTCGGCTCCTACGACGCCGCCGTCTTCACCCTCCAGAGCTTCATCCCTCCCCGCTTCCCCGTCCGCCGCGTCGCCATCATCCCTCCCGCCATCGACCCCCTCAGCCCCAAGAACCTCTCCCTCCCCGAAGACCTCGCCCGCCACATCCTCGAGTGGATCGGCGTCCGCATCAGCCACCCCCTCGTCACCCAGGTCAGCCGCTTCGACAAGTGGAAGGATCCCCTCGGCGTCGTCGCCGCCTACCGCCTCGTCCGCCAACGCATCCCCCGCCTCCAGCTCGCCCTCCTCAGCTCCATGGCCCAGGACGACCCCGAGGCCTGGGACATCTACGAGAAGGTCCGCGCCGAGACCGCCGACGACCACCTCATCCATGTCTTCACCAACCTCGTCGGCGTGGGCAACGTCGAGGTCAATGCCTTCCAGTCCCTCTCCGATGTCGTCATCCAGAAGTCCCTGCGCGAGGGCTTCGGGCTCGTCGTCTCCGAGGCCCTCTGGAAGGGCACCCCCGTCGTCGCCGGACGGGTTGGCGGCATTCCCATGCAGATGCCCCCGGGCACCGGCGGCATCCTCGTGGACAGTGTCGAGGAGTGCGCCGATGCCCTCCTTCATCTCCTGCGTCACCCCCAGGAGGCTCATGCGCTCGGCGCGCGCGGACGGGAGCGCGTCCGGCAGCACTTCCTCATGCCCCGGCTCGTGCTCGATGAGTTGCTTCTGTTGGAGGCGCTCGCACAGGAACGGCCCGTGGGTGATGCTTCGCGAGAGATCGTGGTGGAGTCACCGCTGGCCAGCGAGGTGGGGCACTGA
- a CDS encoding slipin family protein has translation MNDFFLNALGLLIPLGILVLLFLSGVRIVNEYESGVVFRLGRFVGLKRAGFRWIIPFVERIVIIDMRTVARDVPPQDVITRDNVSVKVSAVVYFRVIHADKAVLQVEDYLYATSQLAQTTLRAILGQVELDQLLSERDRVNRDIQKVLDAHTDPWGIKVSNVEVKHIDLPVEMQRAIARQAEAERERRAKIIAAEGEHQAAEKLFLAADVLNRNPITLQLRYLQTLVEITGGGNQTIIPIPLDLIRALGLQPK, from the coding sequence ATGAACGACTTCTTCCTGAATGCCCTCGGGCTGCTCATCCCCCTGGGCATCCTCGTGCTCCTCTTCCTCTCCGGCGTGCGCATCGTCAACGAGTACGAGAGCGGCGTCGTCTTCCGCCTCGGCCGCTTCGTGGGCCTCAAGCGCGCCGGCTTCCGGTGGATCATCCCCTTCGTCGAGCGCATCGTCATCATCGACATGCGCACCGTCGCGCGCGACGTGCCCCCTCAGGACGTCATCACCCGGGACAACGTCAGTGTGAAGGTGAGCGCCGTCGTCTACTTCCGCGTCATCCACGCCGACAAGGCCGTGCTCCAGGTCGAGGACTACCTCTACGCCACCAGCCAGCTCGCTCAAACCACCCTGCGCGCCATCCTCGGACAGGTGGAGCTGGATCAGCTCCTCTCCGAGCGCGACCGCGTCAACCGCGACATCCAGAAGGTGCTCGATGCCCACACCGACCCGTGGGGCATCAAGGTCTCCAACGTCGAGGTGAAGCACATCGACCTGCCCGTGGAGATGCAGCGCGCCATCGCCCGCCAGGCCGAGGCCGAGCGCGAACGCCGCGCGAAGATCATCGCCGCCGAGGGCGAGCACCAGGCCGCCGAGAAGCTCTTCCTCGCCGCCGACGTGCTCAACCGCAACCCCATCACCCTCCAGCTGCGCTACCTGCAGACGCTCGTGGAGATAACGGGCGGTGGCAACCAGACCATCATCCCCATTCCCCTCGACCTCATACGCGCCCTCGGCCTGCAACCGAAGTGA
- a CDS encoding DUF2721 domain-containing protein, whose translation MDATGGVDISSIRVIGAAVTPAVMVSACGILATGLDNQIGRMTSRMREMLREWRSLPKGDPRRELLKAEVAILDRRHLLLARAMGMDYGALISFVLTSLLYLSQRRFGVPDVLPVVSFSVGVVLLGVIAVFALASLRLGRDAIALEKREMYEDAEVPAPTEERRS comes from the coding sequence ATGGACGCGACGGGCGGCGTGGACATCTCTTCCATCCGGGTCATCGGAGCGGCGGTGACACCGGCGGTCATGGTGTCCGCGTGCGGCATCCTGGCCACGGGGCTGGACAACCAGATTGGGCGGATGACGTCCCGGATGCGGGAGATGCTGCGCGAGTGGCGCTCGCTGCCGAAGGGAGATCCGCGACGCGAGCTGCTGAAGGCGGAGGTGGCCATCCTGGACCGGAGGCACCTGCTGCTGGCGCGGGCGATGGGGATGGACTACGGGGCGCTCATCTCGTTCGTGCTGACCTCGCTGCTGTACCTGTCGCAGCGGCGCTTCGGCGTGCCGGATGTGCTGCCGGTGGTGTCCTTCTCGGTGGGCGTGGTGCTGCTGGGCGTCATCGCGGTGTTCGCGCTGGCGTCGCTGCGGCTCGGCCGGGACGCGATCGCGCTGGAGAAGCGCGAGATGTACGAGGACGCCGAGGTCCCCGCCCCCACGGAGGAGCGAAGGAGCTGA
- a CDS encoding helix-turn-helix domain-containing protein — protein MSTTKTSKEWKLTELAEAAGVSPRTVRYYVQRGLLPAPPFKGPDTVYGEDHLLRLKAIRALQAKFLPLDAIQVELARLGPDELKALADTDSARLASPTAEAPAPAPLPSPEKAEASVSPSEGVTSWRRWELAPGLELHLADTADAKTRALVERVRALIQESQER, from the coding sequence GTGAGCACAACGAAGACATCCAAGGAGTGGAAGCTGACGGAGCTGGCCGAGGCGGCGGGCGTGTCCCCCCGGACCGTGCGCTACTACGTCCAGCGTGGACTCCTGCCCGCCCCGCCCTTCAAGGGGCCGGACACCGTCTACGGGGAGGACCACCTGCTGCGCCTCAAGGCCATCCGCGCCCTACAGGCGAAGTTCCTCCCGCTCGATGCCATCCAGGTGGAGCTGGCGCGGCTGGGTCCCGATGAGCTGAAGGCGCTCGCCGACACGGACTCCGCCCGCCTTGCGTCCCCCACCGCCGAGGCCCCCGCCCCGGCGCCTCTCCCGAGCCCGGAAAAGGCCGAGGCGTCTGTCTCCCCCTCGGAGGGGGTGACAAGCTGGCGCCGGTGGGAGCTGGCACCAGGGCTGGAGCTGCACCTCGCCGATACGGCGGACGCGAAGACCCGGGCGCTCGTGGAGCGTGTGCGCGCCCTCATCCAGGAGTCCCAGGAAAGGTAG
- a CDS encoding NfeD family protein — protein sequence MLGAFGRLAVVALALGVILLGQADGHADSPSPPTVSLCVLDGMVDAGSSAYLVDCVRRAQDSGHQALLLRLDTPGGELESTRDIVRAFLGARIPVLVWVGPSGARAGSAGVFITLSSHLAAMAPGTNIGAAHPVVGLTGQDPEEAGGKEMARKIENDAVAFVEAIAKQRGRNVEWAISAVRQSESVPAERALALHVIEHVAPTQEAFLEWANGRTVTVADTPVTLRTANAQVVELAPSLSQRVLHVLAQPAVVYVLFLIAGLCITVELTHPGLFAPGIVGVVCLVLALLASSALPVRTGALVLLLLGVALLVAELFVTSGLLGATGTVLLVLGGVFLVDRFDADWFVDRPLRIPLQTLIPTAVFFAGAAVFLAFRAAETRHKPQLAGDVGLVGEVGQVLEAVSSSGGEVFVHGERWSAVSSSPLAPGARVVVRRVEGLTLFVDEVKP from the coding sequence ATGCTCGGGGCGTTCGGGCGATTGGCCGTGGTGGCCCTGGCGCTGGGGGTGATTCTGCTCGGCCAGGCGGACGGACATGCGGATTCCCCGTCGCCCCCCACCGTCTCCCTCTGTGTCCTCGATGGCATGGTCGATGCCGGCTCCAGCGCCTACCTCGTCGACTGTGTCCGGCGCGCCCAGGACTCCGGTCATCAGGCGCTCCTCCTCCGCCTCGACACCCCCGGCGGCGAGCTCGAATCCACTCGCGATATCGTCCGCGCCTTCCTCGGCGCTCGCATCCCCGTGCTGGTGTGGGTGGGACCTTCCGGCGCCAGGGCCGGCAGTGCCGGAGTCTTCATCACCCTCTCCTCCCACCTGGCCGCCATGGCCCCCGGCACCAACATCGGCGCCGCCCACCCCGTCGTCGGTCTCACCGGACAGGACCCCGAGGAGGCCGGCGGCAAGGAGATGGCCCGGAAGATCGAGAACGACGCCGTCGCCTTCGTCGAGGCCATCGCCAAACAGCGCGGCCGCAACGTCGAGTGGGCCATCAGCGCCGTCCGCCAGAGCGAGAGCGTCCCCGCCGAGAGGGCCCTCGCGCTGCACGTCATCGAGCACGTCGCCCCCACCCAGGAGGCCTTTCTCGAATGGGCCAACGGCCGCACCGTCACCGTCGCCGACACGCCCGTCACCCTGCGCACCGCCAACGCCCAGGTGGTGGAGCTCGCGCCCTCCCTCTCCCAGCGCGTCCTCCACGTCCTCGCCCAGCCCGCCGTCGTCTACGTCCTCTTCCTCATCGCCGGCCTCTGCATCACCGTGGAGCTCACCCACCCCGGCCTCTTCGCCCCCGGCATCGTCGGCGTGGTGTGCCTGGTGCTCGCCCTGCTCGCCTCCTCCGCCCTGCCCGTGCGCACAGGCGCCCTCGTCCTGTTGTTGCTCGGCGTCGCGCTGCTCGTCGCCGAGCTCTTCGTCACCAGCGGCCTGCTCGGCGCCACCGGCACCGTGCTGCTCGTGCTCGGCGGCGTGTTCCTCGTCGACCGCTTCGACGCGGACTGGTTCGTCGACCGTCCCCTGCGGATTCCCCTGCAGACGCTCATCCCCACCGCCGTCTTCTTCGCCGGGGCCGCCGTCTTCCTCGCCTTCCGCGCCGCCGAGACCCGACACAAGCCCCAGCTCGCCGGAGACGTGGGCCTCGTGGGCGAGGTGGGCCAGGTACTCGAGGCCGTCTCGTCCTCTGGCGGCGAGGTGTTCGTCCACGGCGAGCGCTGGTCCGCTGTCTCCTCCTCGCCCCTGGCCCCCGGCGCCCGCGTGGTGGTGCGCCGCGTGGAGGGGCTCACCCTCTTCGTCGACGAGGTGAAGCCATGA